A window from Candidatus Wallbacteria bacterium encodes these proteins:
- a CDS encoding HEAT repeat domain-containing protein, with translation MPEKNFELILQHGAVEEKRAALEELTKIKSGASLSLLYQAANEGGLDIRYSAWSALRKLRDSICSSFLDLPEQEQHEIVNLFEKHKDRDVVPFLCEIIYCVPYKVLVYVVQSLGIIGDRRALSHLHELCHKPELHPFVKSALVKALGRLGDQDEIPILQGMLNSGDNRLKANTIEALEFIGDKKIIPLILPFLHDPDDRVRAYAAKALWKLGDDSMLGSFKDLLKVPQTEIRESVVFALGEALDPRVIPLLAEQLDCQDTKLQDSTINAISKIARWHPNRETFLNMGQAYGSTSPYVRAMFLDKLVEIGEYLVRRELSPSGAAMLSPLAESLARDRPDHAVTFQELVFQKDGTEASLKSLLHYYKRSGDFQSPFRKVYSLFREFPKRYGYSELFGECVTPAESLLPYLPELWLAAAGIMGPEEFTGFSSNFFKELEVQLELLHSAAELYILENSKLDRNELFLRQNSILERVDQNLADTHLQLLKKLLVDGEFSGPLAKLNHVHFLHLMQLAAQSGKQQADLCKETACKAVILLLTLKLLPAESREYWCQRYVNIMPKLPEGQIPLKPPVAEYLAQRFIACGSYDSALSIYQKILEEQPSDLLIHRELALIHEMLGNLDNAASEYEIVEELASSQGQPYIQFLAIRKLITISPEREKYISKLSELESPYCEKYKNLLRNDPDNYTVLSLLYEANLLLYRFQEAFLGLSSLQRFIPEQKFRRGMIMEFIAKTRGYDNKTALQAFLILLSREFENSDLEEFHLLLQEIKKDLPQETALSELDRVEVFPLETRARLLILINYGDTGGIFELISRLYLKEHEKVREIMEFFVRFKAIENSTARAAILTILGEYYERTRKIEQNQELFDEINKLEPGDTMILEKIAEINLHLGKNSQALNYYKKLTAREPDNPSYLQKIGDILQSSGNQDEAFEAFQSALKIDSTLQKEMKKCLEIIGDELCEGQIDKAYTKCMFFSEIAAKSSMAAEFSELQELIVDQHEIMKKVETLIETHEPGKILEQLQALLESSRENTFSVIWGLKKLLQMNPPNQDLIKFQLGDCYSNLKEYGKAMNWYARTEQAMGNDARAMMAYCAIRLEREDEAFHLLNRIPKEAVRESNLLVDEYKELIRIYEKKNPGRAQMIKDLLSEIFPGYGAEK, from the coding sequence ATGCCGGAAAAGAATTTTGAACTTATCCTCCAACATGGTGCGGTTGAGGAAAAACGCGCAGCGCTGGAAGAACTTACTAAAATTAAATCCGGGGCATCTCTTTCACTCCTGTACCAGGCAGCGAATGAAGGTGGACTGGATATCCGCTATTCCGCCTGGTCGGCCCTGAGAAAACTGCGCGACTCAATCTGCTCTTCTTTCCTCGACCTTCCCGAGCAGGAACAGCATGAAATCGTTAATCTCTTTGAGAAACACAAGGATAGGGACGTTGTTCCTTTCCTCTGTGAAATTATCTATTGTGTACCTTATAAAGTCCTGGTCTATGTCGTCCAGTCCCTGGGAATAATCGGCGACAGGCGTGCGCTTTCCCACCTTCACGAACTCTGTCACAAGCCGGAACTCCACCCGTTCGTCAAATCAGCGCTTGTCAAAGCGCTGGGCAGGCTTGGAGATCAGGACGAAATTCCCATCCTGCAGGGTATGCTCAATTCCGGAGACAACCGGCTCAAAGCCAACACGATAGAAGCACTTGAATTCATCGGTGACAAAAAAATCATCCCGCTGATACTTCCTTTTTTACACGATCCCGATGACCGTGTCCGGGCTTATGCAGCCAAGGCTCTCTGGAAACTCGGAGATGACAGCATGCTGGGGTCCTTTAAAGATCTGCTTAAAGTTCCGCAAACGGAAATTCGTGAAAGTGTAGTGTTCGCCCTGGGAGAAGCCCTTGATCCCAGGGTAATCCCCCTGCTGGCGGAACAACTGGATTGTCAGGACACAAAACTTCAGGACTCCACAATCAACGCCATTTCCAAGATAGCCAGATGGCATCCGAACAGGGAGACTTTTTTGAATATGGGCCAGGCTTATGGTTCCACATCTCCCTATGTCAGGGCCATGTTCCTGGACAAACTGGTGGAAATCGGGGAATATCTTGTCCGCCGCGAACTGTCTCCATCAGGAGCTGCAATGCTGTCGCCGCTCGCTGAGTCGCTGGCCCGCGACCGGCCTGACCACGCTGTGACTTTTCAAGAGCTTGTCTTTCAAAAGGACGGTACTGAAGCCAGCCTGAAATCCCTTTTGCATTACTATAAAAGAAGCGGCGACTTCCAGTCGCCGTTCCGCAAGGTTTACAGTCTGTTCAGGGAATTCCCGAAGCGTTATGGTTACAGTGAACTGTTCGGGGAATGCGTCACCCCTGCTGAATCGCTTCTTCCATATCTGCCCGAACTCTGGCTGGCTGCTGCCGGAATCATGGGACCTGAAGAGTTTACAGGATTCAGCTCAAATTTTTTCAAGGAACTTGAAGTCCAGCTCGAACTTCTGCATTCGGCAGCCGAACTCTATATTCTGGAGAATTCGAAGCTGGACCGGAATGAACTCTTCCTGCGCCAGAATTCCATCCTGGAACGAGTCGATCAGAATCTGGCGGACACTCACCTCCAGCTTCTGAAAAAACTGCTGGTGGATGGAGAATTTTCAGGCCCCCTGGCAAAGCTAAATCACGTCCATTTCCTGCACCTCATGCAGCTTGCTGCGCAATCCGGGAAGCAACAGGCTGATTTATGCAAGGAAACTGCCTGCAAAGCAGTGATTCTCCTCCTGACCCTCAAGCTGCTTCCAGCCGAATCGCGGGAATACTGGTGCCAGCGTTATGTTAACATCATGCCAAAGCTTCCGGAAGGACAGATCCCATTGAAACCGCCTGTTGCGGAATACCTTGCACAGAGATTTATTGCCTGTGGATCTTATGATTCAGCTCTCTCAATCTATCAGAAAATTCTGGAAGAGCAGCCATCGGATCTTTTGATTCATCGCGAACTGGCATTAATTCACGAAATGCTTGGCAACCTGGACAATGCTGCTTCCGAATATGAGATTGTTGAAGAGCTGGCATCCAGCCAGGGGCAGCCTTACATCCAGTTCCTTGCCATCAGAAAGCTGATCACAATCTCACCCGAACGGGAAAAATACATCTCCAAACTCTCGGAGCTGGAATCGCCTTATTGTGAAAAATACAAAAACCTGCTCAGGAACGATCCCGACAATTACACAGTACTATCGCTGCTTTATGAGGCCAATCTGCTCTTGTACCGTTTCCAGGAGGCTTTCCTGGGTCTGTCCTCATTGCAGAGGTTTATCCCGGAGCAGAAATTTCGCAGAGGCATGATCATGGAATTCATCGCCAAAACCCGAGGCTATGACAATAAAACCGCACTGCAGGCTTTTTTAATCCTCCTGTCCCGGGAGTTCGAAAATTCAGACCTGGAAGAATTTCATCTGCTGCTCCAGGAAATTAAAAAAGACCTCCCGCAGGAAACAGCATTGTCTGAACTCGACAGAGTCGAAGTCTTCCCGCTTGAAACCAGGGCCAGGCTGCTGATTCTGATCAATTACGGCGACACTGGAGGGATTTTCGAGCTGATTTCAAGGCTTTATCTTAAAGAACACGAAAAAGTTCGGGAAATCATGGAATTTTTCGTGCGTTTCAAGGCTATCGAAAATTCCACTGCCAGGGCAGCAATCTTGACCATTCTCGGTGAATACTATGAGCGGACCAGGAAAATTGAGCAGAATCAGGAACTCTTCGATGAAATCAACAAGCTGGAACCCGGGGACACCATGATCCTGGAGAAAATTGCGGAAATCAACCTCCATCTCGGTAAAAACTCCCAGGCCCTCAATTACTATAAAAAGCTCACAGCCAGAGAACCGGATAATCCCAGTTATCTGCAGAAAATTGGTGATATTTTACAGTCTTCCGGGAATCAGGATGAGGCTTTTGAGGCTTTCCAGTCCGCCCTGAAAATTGACAGCACTCTTCAGAAGGAAATGAAGAAATGTCTGGAAATAATCGGGGATGAGCTTTGCGAAGGGCAGATCGACAAAGCCTATACTAAATGCATGTTTTTTTCGGAAATCGCTGCCAAATCCTCAATGGCCGCTGAATTTTCCGAACTGCAGGAACTGATAGTAGATCAGCACGAAATCATGAAAAAAGTGGAAACCCTGATCGAAACTCATGAACCGGGAAAAATCCTGGAACAATTACAGGCGCTGCTCGAATCCAGCAGAGAAAACACTTTCTCGGTAATCTGGGGGTTGAAGAAACTTCTGCAAATGAATCCCCCGAACCAGGATCTGATTAAATTCCAGCTCGG